A region from the Sandaracinus amylolyticus genome encodes:
- a CDS encoding IgGFc-binding protein, which yields MIRVCVLALAIALVGCSDEPRPPGRDAGAGDAPESICGEPDTLRCEGLVHYRCGADGRTREDETHCDEACSASLGCVACVPGQRRCDGNRSEVCLPDGSGYTHVRDCADWGSVCSGNGDCGDECAIAERRNGYIGCEYFAAPLGNHLLDLSTFTFRISIANPGAAPAHVRIQRGGDDVRSLDVAAGDLEVVTLPWTESAWVGEQAESIASPDAAYRVIADRPVVVTQFNPYEYATSAGTTFSHSNDASLLLPVHALAGRYVGLSFAPFNVLDPLAGVVQWTGAIALVGVSPDPVRVRMHLRAPIEAERSGRWPALTVGDVLELELARGEVVQVFAKRPPPCGAGRDGARSVLGSNAIACDDPAHDLTGSSIEADGPLAVFATHPCLYAPFYAPACDHVEEQLAPVRAWGRSFRASALVQPGVDTANLVRIVASAHDTEITFDPPPVDGATFALPSREHRDLVVRGPFSIEATHPVQVSVLTLGAGYAEPETPVGDPALTMLVPREQYRADYTFVAPETYRSTLDGQSYLTVVRARDVGILLDGAPLEVPFRSIGDEQVATFPISGGIHTLVAADPEARIGALVFGLARYTSYAYPAGLDLETVDLE from the coding sequence ATGATCCGCGTGTGCGTGCTCGCGCTCGCGATCGCGCTCGTCGGGTGCAGCGACGAGCCGCGCCCGCCGGGGCGCGATGCCGGCGCCGGCGACGCGCCCGAGTCCATCTGCGGCGAGCCCGACACGCTGCGATGCGAGGGCCTCGTCCACTACCGCTGCGGCGCGGACGGTCGGACGCGCGAGGACGAGACGCACTGCGACGAAGCGTGCAGCGCGTCGCTCGGCTGCGTCGCGTGCGTGCCGGGCCAGCGGCGCTGCGACGGCAATCGCTCCGAGGTGTGTCTGCCCGACGGGAGCGGCTACACGCACGTGCGCGACTGCGCCGACTGGGGCTCGGTCTGCAGCGGCAACGGCGACTGCGGCGACGAGTGCGCGATCGCCGAGCGTCGCAACGGGTACATCGGCTGCGAGTACTTCGCGGCCCCGCTCGGCAACCACCTCCTCGATCTGTCGACGTTCACCTTCCGTATCTCGATCGCGAACCCCGGCGCGGCGCCCGCCCACGTGCGCATCCAGCGCGGCGGCGACGACGTGCGCTCGCTCGACGTGGCGGCGGGAGACCTCGAGGTCGTCACGCTTCCGTGGACCGAGTCGGCGTGGGTCGGCGAGCAGGCCGAGAGCATCGCGAGCCCGGACGCGGCGTACCGCGTCATCGCGGATCGGCCGGTCGTGGTGACGCAGTTCAATCCCTACGAGTACGCGACCTCGGCGGGCACGACGTTCAGCCACTCGAACGACGCGTCGCTGCTCCTGCCGGTGCACGCGCTCGCGGGCCGCTACGTCGGGCTCTCGTTCGCGCCGTTCAACGTGCTCGATCCGCTCGCGGGCGTGGTGCAGTGGACGGGCGCGATCGCGCTCGTGGGCGTGAGCCCGGACCCGGTGCGGGTGCGCATGCACCTGCGCGCGCCGATCGAGGCCGAGCGCTCGGGGCGCTGGCCCGCGCTGACCGTCGGCGACGTGCTCGAGCTCGAGCTCGCGCGCGGCGAGGTCGTGCAGGTGTTCGCGAAGCGGCCGCCTCCGTGCGGCGCGGGGCGCGACGGCGCGCGCTCGGTGCTCGGCTCGAACGCGATCGCGTGCGACGACCCCGCGCACGACCTCACCGGCTCGAGCATCGAGGCCGACGGCCCCCTCGCCGTCTTCGCCACGCACCCCTGCCTGTACGCGCCGTTCTACGCGCCTGCCTGCGATCACGTCGAGGAGCAGCTCGCTCCCGTGCGCGCGTGGGGTCGCTCGTTCCGCGCGAGCGCGCTCGTGCAGCCGGGCGTCGACACCGCGAACCTCGTGCGCATCGTCGCGAGCGCGCACGACACCGAGATCACGTTCGACCCTCCGCCGGTCGACGGCGCGACGTTCGCGCTGCCGAGCCGCGAGCACCGCGATCTCGTCGTGCGAGGTCCCTTCTCGATCGAGGCGACGCATCCGGTGCAGGTCTCGGTGCTCACGCTCGGCGCGGGCTACGCCGAGCCCGAGACGCCGGTCGGCGATCCCGCGCTCACGATGCTGGTGCCGCGCGAGCAGTACCGCGCCGACTACACGTTCGTCGCGCCCGAGACGTACCGCTCGACGCTCGACGGGCAGAGCTATCTCACCGTCGTGCGCGCACGCGACGTCGGCATCCTGCTCGACGGCGCGCCGCTCGAGGTGCCGTTCCGCAGCATCGGCGACGAGCAGGTCGCGACGTTCCCGATCTCCGGCGGCATCCACACGCTCGTCGCGGCCGATCCCGAAGCGCGCATCGGCGCGCTCGTGTTCGGGCTCGCTCGCTACACGTCGTACGCGTACCCGGCTGGCCTCGACCTGGAGACGGTGGATCTCGAATGA
- a CDS encoding vWA domain-containing protein, whose product MSARLAIPIAALAAMIACTGRTPPETDGGPPPDVPARPDAGDARDAGPEDPFDPSSSCAAWVSPLESTVGSLLLLVDQSVSMQLDGREATRWEELQEGIASWIEDAPAELEVGLVRFPEHTTGCATPLEPTVAIAPLSAEQRAQLVGALGELPFSSETPLTAAVESGFALLDRLPSAEPRGIVLLTDGLDTCHPDGPGVPDRLVRLVRERATQQQQPTVTISLGGDRGDLSVLAANGGAPSFEGCAATCRWDTPIEACCQFLFVRAGLDEAERLLGESCSFDLPWTSPPSARDLELINLGLRRDDGSIERLRIVTPGRPGGHARLGDDGAHVVLTDATRCERVRRGEAALIGSFGCAQERW is encoded by the coding sequence ATGAGCGCCCGACTCGCCATCCCGATCGCCGCGCTCGCGGCGATGATCGCGTGCACCGGACGCACGCCTCCCGAGACCGACGGCGGGCCTCCGCCCGACGTGCCCGCGCGACCGGATGCGGGCGACGCGCGCGACGCCGGTCCCGAAGATCCGTTCGATCCGAGCTCGTCGTGCGCCGCGTGGGTCTCGCCGCTGGAGAGCACCGTGGGCTCGCTGCTGCTGCTCGTCGATCAGTCGGTGAGCATGCAGCTCGACGGTCGCGAGGCGACGCGCTGGGAGGAGCTGCAGGAAGGCATCGCGTCGTGGATCGAGGACGCGCCCGCCGAGCTCGAGGTCGGGCTCGTTCGCTTCCCGGAGCACACGACCGGATGCGCGACACCGCTCGAGCCGACGGTCGCGATCGCGCCGCTCTCCGCCGAGCAGCGCGCGCAGCTCGTCGGCGCGCTGGGTGAGCTGCCGTTCAGCAGCGAGACGCCGCTCACCGCCGCGGTGGAGTCGGGCTTCGCGCTGCTCGATCGACTGCCGTCCGCGGAGCCGCGCGGCATCGTGCTCCTCACCGACGGCCTCGACACGTGCCATCCCGACGGGCCCGGCGTGCCCGATCGCCTGGTGCGCCTGGTGCGCGAGCGCGCGACGCAACAGCAGCAACCGACGGTGACGATCTCGCTCGGCGGCGATCGCGGCGACCTCTCGGTGCTCGCGGCGAACGGCGGCGCGCCGAGCTTCGAAGGATGCGCAGCGACCTGCCGCTGGGACACGCCGATCGAAGCCTGCTGCCAGTTCCTGTTCGTGCGCGCGGGGCTCGACGAGGCCGAGCGCTTGCTCGGCGAGTCGTGCTCGTTCGATCTCCCGTGGACGAGCCCACCGAGCGCGCGCGATCTCGAGCTGATCAACCTCGGGCTGCGCCGCGACGACGGCTCGATCGAGCGCCTCCGCATCGTCACGCCGGGCCGTCCCGGCGGCCACGCGCGGCTGGGTGACGACGGAGCGCACGTGGTGCTCACGGACGCCACGCGCTGCGAGCGCGTGCGGCGCGGTGAAGCGGCGCTGATCGGCTCGTTCGGATGCGCGCAGGAGCGGTGGTGA
- a CDS encoding putative metal-binding motif-containing protein → MTKRWSISIALILAACGEPGPAPLADAGALPDAPPPATCDAPGATVGAACTIAAECSDGCFCNGEEACVEGRCEAGTAPCVDAHECTDDVCVEAARSCVFGPDAERCQDDDACNGREVCSADLGCLPAPALLDCSDGDPCTVDTCDPATGCGSTTVLRDADADGAVDARCGGDDCNDALDSIGPAREEICDNFIDDDCDGLRDYAQASCVATNDTCATARALPGSGSYSGTTAGLAADGTSSCSELGTDAFYAFRIDAPRRVRVAVWTPVDATVSLRLRTDCADPDPARDVRCANNGGAGAIVVDEPALAAGEYVIRVATGVPVAFGVELSITAPGTPVRGDRCDAELVDITASTVIAGDFALYDDDLTTTCGEAGALPEVVHRLHLDRPMDVVLEASLGMTPIVYRGVTLEVRRTCDDASTSLGCAMPDAQQDPLFEDQGVSRLRYAPLAAGDYFVVIERRQSYPTYELRATITEPVPRLEGDACGTAVDITNRTATLEPRRLVGSGSHGTRFEPDYLSNCGGVGTLFYPDAVFRFEVETTSDVMLDVDWIGDNAHLFVQADCGSVASELLCLETPRAYGPPLLRSVPPGDYFVIARAGGYHQPIHARATLLPPTPRPENDRCQDALEIGDGASRMDTLYGFADDVEACWAGRDALYRLTLDRESAVTALVESLDPFNPVTMGLLESDCATAITDCVPRALDRVLPPGTYFLAVQGYQETDFRLDVFVDPI, encoded by the coding sequence ATGACGAAGCGCTGGTCGATCTCGATCGCTCTGATCCTCGCCGCGTGCGGCGAGCCCGGTCCCGCTCCGCTCGCCGACGCGGGCGCGCTGCCCGACGCGCCTCCGCCCGCGACGTGCGACGCGCCCGGCGCGACGGTCGGCGCCGCGTGCACGATCGCCGCGGAGTGCAGCGACGGCTGCTTCTGCAACGGCGAGGAGGCGTGCGTCGAGGGTCGCTGCGAGGCGGGCACCGCGCCGTGCGTCGACGCGCACGAGTGCACCGACGACGTGTGCGTCGAGGCCGCGCGCAGCTGCGTGTTCGGGCCCGACGCCGAGCGCTGCCAGGACGACGACGCCTGCAACGGCCGCGAGGTCTGCTCCGCCGATCTCGGCTGTCTCCCGGCGCCCGCGCTGCTCGACTGCAGCGACGGAGATCCGTGCACGGTCGACACGTGCGATCCCGCGACGGGCTGCGGCTCGACCACCGTGCTGCGCGACGCCGACGCGGACGGCGCGGTCGACGCGCGCTGCGGCGGCGACGACTGCAACGACGCGCTCGACTCGATCGGCCCCGCGCGCGAGGAGATCTGCGACAACTTCATCGACGACGACTGCGACGGTCTGCGCGACTACGCGCAGGCGAGCTGCGTCGCGACGAACGACACCTGCGCGACCGCGCGCGCCCTGCCGGGCTCCGGCTCGTACTCCGGGACCACGGCCGGCCTCGCCGCGGACGGCACGTCGAGCTGCTCGGAGCTGGGCACCGACGCGTTCTACGCGTTCCGCATCGACGCGCCGCGACGCGTCCGCGTCGCGGTCTGGACGCCGGTCGACGCGACCGTCTCCCTGCGCCTCCGCACCGACTGCGCCGACCCCGATCCCGCGCGCGACGTCCGCTGCGCGAACAACGGCGGAGCCGGTGCGATCGTCGTCGACGAGCCCGCGCTCGCCGCGGGCGAGTACGTCATCCGCGTCGCCACCGGGGTGCCCGTCGCGTTCGGCGTGGAGCTCTCGATCACCGCGCCCGGCACGCCGGTCCGCGGGGATCGTTGCGACGCCGAGCTCGTCGACATCACGGCCTCCACCGTGATCGCCGGTGACTTCGCGCTCTACGACGACGACCTCACGACCACGTGCGGCGAGGCGGGCGCGCTCCCCGAGGTCGTGCATCGACTCCACCTCGATCGACCGATGGACGTGGTGCTCGAGGCGAGCCTCGGGATGACGCCGATCGTGTACCGCGGCGTGACGCTCGAGGTGCGACGCACCTGCGACGACGCGAGCACGTCGCTCGGCTGCGCGATGCCCGACGCGCAGCAGGATCCGCTCTTCGAGGACCAGGGCGTCTCGCGGCTCCGCTACGCGCCGCTCGCCGCGGGCGACTACTTCGTCGTCATCGAGCGGCGGCAGAGCTACCCGACGTACGAGCTGCGCGCGACGATCACCGAGCCGGTCCCGCGGCTCGAGGGCGACGCGTGCGGCACCGCCGTCGACATCACGAATCGCACGGCCACGCTGGAGCCGCGACGCCTCGTCGGCTCGGGCTCGCACGGCACGCGGTTCGAGCCGGATTACCTCTCGAATTGCGGTGGCGTCGGCACCCTCTTCTACCCCGACGCGGTCTTCCGCTTCGAGGTCGAGACCACGTCGGACGTGATGCTCGACGTCGACTGGATCGGCGACAACGCGCACCTCTTCGTGCAGGCCGACTGCGGGAGCGTCGCTTCCGAGCTCCTCTGCCTCGAGACGCCGCGCGCCTACGGGCCGCCGCTCCTCCGCAGCGTCCCGCCCGGCGACTACTTCGTGATCGCCCGCGCCGGCGGGTACCACCAGCCGATCCACGCGCGCGCGACGCTCCTGCCGCCGACCCCGCGGCCCGAGAACGATCGGTGCCAGGACGCGCTCGAGATCGGCGACGGCGCATCGCGCATGGACACGCTCTACGGCTTCGCCGACGACGTCGAGGCGTGCTGGGCCGGCAGGGACGCGCTCTACCGGCTCACGCTCGATCGCGAGAGCGCGGTGACCGCGCTGGTCGAGTCGCTCGACCCGTTCAACCCCGTGACGATGGGGCTGCTCGAGAGCGACTGCGCCACGGCGATCACCGACTGCGTGCCGCGCGCGCTCGATCGCGTGCTCCCGCCGGGCACGTACTTCCTCGCGGTGCAGGGCTATCAAGAGACCGACTTCCGGCTCGACGTGTTCGTCGATCCGATCTGA
- a CDS encoding putative metal-binding motif-containing protein, with translation MRTTKLIGALAIACSLACGDGDPPATMDDGGQRACVAPGLTLGQLCSEDAPCDDGCFCNGVERCVEGVCSAGERAACDDGVACTLDACDPATDACAATAADIECDDGDPCNGIEICELTRGCVPGPDPCDDGDDCTVDSCTGEGECEHELADRDDDGFVDQLCGGTDCDDAPSTGASRHPGAPEVCGNELDDDCNGSSDALESCPATNDGCDDARVISASTTLLGTTLGAALDVPSPCVVGGNEPGDVVYRVRLPAERDLSVSAASVTPDDPLTTAVALALRPWDQCAMPEGAPLACRAPDAPTVLRARRLAAGDYALVVTSVAGRGPFELSVEIEAPVDAIEGDGCEAPRTITASGTYSLPLLDLRADIADHCRFGDRGGVDAVYRLVLDAPRDVHIEGENARVAVTSVCGDEGRDDDVRGCGAGALTLRALPAGEHWIVVEDARTDPTAVSLDVDVTIEPVSGEAHDGDVCARAVELAEGVPTTIDPLPFGYELGAACEDPTIRPADDLFVRFTLAEARDVIVGASSSWGPPCAVTITDDCSTRGALACRRTGVLRVPSVPAGEHFAAISCMENTGPVEVRLDTEAPASARANDVCAGAVALEPGRAARVELTAYRDDRRCGHERPDADAFYRLALSARRRVLFFVTPEEGAGPITLGVLDRCDDITPTCRTAEAQADGTIVFEETLEAGEHLVMLEGDPAAIPAARLRVQTTEPR, from the coding sequence ATGAGGACGACGAAGCTGATCGGCGCGCTCGCGATCGCGTGCAGCCTCGCGTGCGGCGACGGCGATCCTCCGGCGACGATGGACGACGGCGGTCAGCGCGCGTGCGTCGCGCCCGGGCTCACCCTCGGCCAGCTCTGCTCCGAGGACGCGCCCTGCGACGACGGCTGCTTCTGCAACGGCGTCGAGCGCTGCGTCGAGGGCGTGTGCAGCGCGGGCGAGCGCGCGGCGTGCGACGACGGTGTCGCGTGCACGCTGGACGCCTGCGACCCGGCGACCGACGCGTGCGCCGCGACCGCCGCCGACATCGAGTGCGACGACGGCGATCCCTGTAACGGCATCGAGATCTGCGAGCTGACGCGCGGCTGCGTGCCCGGCCCCGATCCCTGCGACGACGGCGACGACTGCACCGTCGACTCGTGCACCGGTGAGGGCGAGTGCGAGCACGAGCTCGCCGATCGCGACGACGACGGCTTCGTCGACCAGCTGTGCGGCGGCACCGACTGCGACGACGCGCCGAGCACCGGAGCGAGCCGCCATCCCGGCGCGCCCGAGGTGTGCGGCAACGAGCTCGACGACGACTGCAACGGCAGCTCCGACGCGCTCGAGTCGTGCCCCGCGACGAACGACGGCTGCGACGACGCGCGCGTGATCAGCGCGTCGACGACGCTGCTCGGCACGACGCTCGGCGCGGCGCTCGACGTGCCCTCGCCGTGCGTCGTCGGCGGGAACGAGCCCGGCGACGTGGTCTACCGCGTGCGCCTCCCGGCCGAGCGCGATCTGTCCGTGAGCGCCGCGAGCGTCACGCCCGACGACCCGCTGACGACGGCGGTCGCGCTCGCGCTGCGTCCCTGGGACCAGTGCGCGATGCCCGAGGGCGCGCCGCTCGCGTGTCGCGCGCCGGACGCGCCGACCGTGCTCCGGGCGCGGCGCCTCGCGGCGGGTGACTACGCGCTCGTGGTCACGTCGGTCGCGGGACGCGGCCCGTTCGAGCTCTCGGTCGAGATCGAGGCGCCCGTCGATGCGATCGAGGGCGACGGCTGCGAGGCCCCGCGCACGATCACCGCGTCGGGCACGTACTCGTTGCCGCTGCTCGATCTGCGCGCCGACATCGCCGACCACTGCCGCTTCGGCGATCGCGGCGGCGTGGATGCCGTGTACCGGCTGGTGCTCGATGCGCCGCGCGACGTGCACATCGAGGGCGAGAACGCGCGCGTCGCGGTGACCTCGGTGTGCGGCGACGAAGGTCGCGACGACGACGTGCGCGGGTGCGGCGCGGGCGCGCTCACGCTGCGCGCGCTGCCGGCGGGCGAGCACTGGATCGTCGTCGAGGACGCGCGCACCGATCCCACGGCGGTCTCGCTGGACGTCGACGTCACGATCGAGCCCGTCTCCGGCGAGGCGCACGACGGCGACGTCTGCGCCCGCGCGGTCGAGCTCGCGGAGGGCGTGCCCACGACGATCGATCCGCTCCCCTTCGGCTACGAGCTCGGCGCGGCGTGCGAGGACCCGACGATCCGTCCCGCCGACGATCTCTTCGTCCGCTTCACGCTCGCGGAGGCGCGCGACGTGATCGTCGGCGCGAGCAGCAGCTGGGGTCCGCCCTGCGCCGTGACGATCACCGACGACTGCAGCACGCGCGGCGCGCTCGCATGCCGCAGGACGGGCGTGCTGCGCGTGCCGTCGGTGCCCGCGGGCGAGCACTTCGCGGCGATCTCGTGCATGGAGAACACCGGGCCCGTCGAGGTCAGGCTCGACACCGAAGCGCCCGCGAGCGCGCGCGCGAACGACGTCTGCGCCGGCGCCGTAGCGCTCGAGCCGGGCAGGGCCGCGCGCGTCGAGCTCACCGCATATCGCGACGACCGACGCTGCGGCCACGAGCGCCCCGACGCCGACGCGTTCTATCGGCTCGCGCTGAGCGCGCGCCGCCGCGTGCTCTTCTTCGTGACGCCCGAAGAGGGCGCGGGCCCGATCACCCTCGGCGTCCTCGATCGTTGCGACGACATCACGCCCACCTGCCGCACGGCCGAGGCGCAGGCGGACGGCACGATCGTGTTCGAGGAGACGCTCGAGGCGGGCGAGCACCTCGTGATGCTCGAGGGCGACCCCGCTGCGATCCCGGCCGCGCGACTGCGCGTGCAGACGACGGAGCCGCGATGA